In the Pongo abelii isolate AG06213 chromosome 2, NHGRI_mPonAbe1-v2.0_pri, whole genome shotgun sequence genome, GGGTTTAGGGGTCCTGGGTCCTGGGGCCTGGGCACTGAGGGCTACTGGGGGGTGGGGACCAGAGGGAGCTAACCCACGGCCTGGGTCCCCCTGCAGTCTAGCTTTGGGGTCTGGCTGTTTGGGAGGTAGACCAGGGACTAAGCAGGGGTCCAGGCTCTGGAGTCGCACAGGTTTGAGTTTGAGCTCTGTGTCTTACCTTACTAGCTGCGTGACCTTAGGCAGAGGCaagcctttctgggcctcagtttcctctctgtAAAGAAGTCTGTAGTAACAAACTCTGAGATGTGGAAATCTATGAGATATCTGTCAAGTGCTCAGCATAACATCTGTAAACAGTAGGTGCTCTTGAAGCACTTAGAGAAAACACCTGGGCAGCCAAGGAGCCTTGCTGAGTCTAGGGGCGCAGAATAGAGGACTCTGAGAACCCTGGAGTGGGCATGAAGGGGCTGGGGGCTAAGAGGCGAGAGCAATGGTGGAGGCAAGGGAAGCACCCAGGCCAAATGTGGTGGGGCAGTCCAGAGCCGCCTGACTCGGAGTCCTCTGGGCACCAACCTCTGATTTCCTCATGTGCCTCCAGAGTTCCCAGAAGTGAGGGTCACTCCTGAGGGGATGACGGCGTGGACGAGGAACAGCTGAGGGCGACAGAGGATCTAGGCTAACAGGAGAGACTCCAGGAGTGGGGGCAGATCCCAAGGCAGCCTCCTGCTCCCCAGTGGTGGGTGCCCCAGCTCTACCTGATGTGGCAGGGCTGAAGCTCCATGCGCATCTGTGAGCATGCGTGTGACAGGTGCAGAGAGGGGGGACTGGAGGGAgacttttatatgttttgtaCCTTTGTAACCAGAGAGATGCTTATGttatttttcagcttttctgtctcctggggagtttgaggctgggctgggagggggagggagataGAGGGAGAGATGCAGTTTGACCCCATTTGGGTCCCGAGCAAACCCTATGctcatctctctctccttcctggggTGGACTCAGATGAGTGGGACACATGCCTTCCTCCCCCTATTCCACTCCCAAGTTGATCTGAGTATCATCAGGGGCCCAAAGTACAgaattgttctttgctttttcttgaatGCTCCAAAGGCCAAACTTCTGGGGCTGGGGGTTGGTCTTGGAAACAGGGGTCTTCTGACTTCCCCATGGGGGCTTGCTCATACAGCCCCTCCCGGtggatgtgtgtgtttattatgTGGAGTCCCTGCCACTTACTGCCTTATGACCTAGGACTGATGCTGTGGGGTGCTGGTGGAGCAGCTGATGTCGTGTTTACAGAGCAAGGCTTCCCTGTCTCCCATTGGGAGGGGCTTGGGCCTCTAGTCAGACATTCCTGCAGAGGGTCGGTGGAGGGGTCATtcacctgcccctgcagcaagCAAAAGTTGTCTGTGGTGCCATTTGATTCCCTGACACTGCCCCCTGCTTGAATTGATTCTGAAGGGTAGGGTGGGAAGGTGAGCAAAGGGAGCAGAAACAAGGGAATTCAAGACCCAGAATGTAGGTGCCACTGCCTCCTATGTTTACAGGATCCTCCGTGGCCCTAGGCACCTGGGCTGCAGGAAGtgactccgttccactcctcctTTATTCccttaaaaagggaaaaatgactGTTATGACCCTGTTCACAAAACTCTTACTTTTGCTATTTTGTCTGCTGTCCAGAACTGAAGACTTTAAAATTTTGTGACTGTTTACAAGTCCagattcaaaaaatgtttttactttgttTACAACTCAAAACTTTGAGTTTTATACTTTGTTTAcagtagataattttttttccctttgtttacAAGTGAAAGGTAGGGAAAGTGGGAGAGGGACTTGGCGGACCCACCTGTGAGGACCCTGACCTGGCCATCTTGAGGGCTTTTCTAACCACCAGCTCTCCCAGGCCGAAGGTCAGCCTTGAGTCCCCTGTCTAACAGCAGACCCAGAAGACCTTGAGAGTAGGCGTCCTCTAACCACTGGGGAGAGTGGCTGTGCAGGGTTGGGGGGTGGTCTGTGCAGACACCTCCTCACCCACCACCCCATGCATACTCTTGGGAAGCAGTTTCCTGGGAGATTAGAAATTCTACTTCCCTGATTGGAGCTAAATCCCACCAGCCAGGACCCAAACTCTCCTTACCCAGAAGGACCCCAGCTCTTGAAGGGCTGAGTGGCCTgctggggggtgggagggtgtCTTTGCTATGTCCTAGGTTTCGTAGATGCCCCTCTCTGGGGttcccctcctccagcccagcGGCCCTCTTTCCTGTCTGTGTAAATTGTTCCGTGAAGCCGCGCTCTGTTTTGGGAATAAACTTCTATAGAAAACAGTTGTTGCCTTTTcctgttgggggctggggaggtAGGATGGAAGCTGTGAATGATTCAAGCCAGACTGACCTTTGGGAGGAATCTGAGCCCCTCCCAAGAATATCCAGCTACTTTTAGCCCATTTCATGGCAGATCTCTTTCACCTTGAAATCTGGCCCCTCATTTTGTGATTGGGGCCTGATGTTGGAGCACAGGTGCTGAGAATAAGGCGCTAAGGGAAGCCTCCCCGCTGGTCAAGGCAACGGCAACAGGACTTCCTAATTCTTCAGGGTCTGCAGCCCTGACCCGGCATTTTTTGTCCTCACCTGGGGTGAAACTGCTCTTGCAGTTCCTGCCTTGCCCACCCAACAGCACTGACGCCCACCCAACAACACTGACCCCCACCATTCTCCTCGGCGGCCCGCGCAGTAACCTTCTGGGAGCTATGTCCGGTCTGTGCTTAGTGCAGCAGAGGGGATCCTCCAACCATTTCTGGCCTGGGTGGCCAGAGTTAAAAGGGGCTCTGGGTCTCAAAGACATGCGTAGTCTCAGAAAGCCTGCGGGTGGCGCTCTCAGCTGAAGGCATGAGAGGCCCCACAGACCTGGATACCCTACGAGTTAAGGCTGGGGTCACCGGCCAGTGGAGTTTCCCTTTCCCACTCCGTGAGTACCTTCCGCCGAGCCAGGACCTGGGATCAGTTTCAACCTACTCAGGGCCCGGGGGCGCGACTGCGGCCAGCCTGGCGCGGGTGCTTAGTTCCAGTTCTGCAGTCCCATCCAGCTCCGGGAAGACGGCCGGGCGAGCAGCGAGAGGCCTCATAGGCCAGGTCGCCGGGGAGGAAGCGGTTAAATCCTCCTTCTCCAGTCTCACCCCGCCCGGCGCGCGCCACTTAGGCCCCGCCCCAGCGCGCTGATTGGCCCAAGCCTCCCCGTCCTGCCCCGGGATTAGCCCCCGGGAGCGCGCAGCTGGCCTCACGCGGTCCCGGCGCCGCCTTCCGGAGCGTAGAGGCCTCTAGCCCGAGCAGCAGGAGCAGCCCGCACCGGACAACTTGCGAGCCATGGGGCTGGCGGATGCGTCGGGGTGAGTTCAGCGCACAGCCTCGGTGGCCCCGCGCAAGCGCCTCGCTGGAGCAGGCATTCTCCACTTGCGACGCCTCGGTTTACCTCTGCCGATTTTCTGCAGGCGGCTGCCCCTCTGCAGCAAGGGGTGGGGGCGGGAGCCGGCGCGACCCCAGTCCCTTGGGCTGTGCGGAAAGCCGCTGCTGTGACGCCCGAGGGCCATCCCAGGCCACAGGGAGGCAGCTCCGTGCGGAGGAGCCCGGCCAGGAGACGTGCCGGCGGGGGTGCGTGGGGGCCGGGAGTCCCTGGCGGCGGCCCGTGGACTAGCTGCTTTCAGCTGGGTCCCGAGTCCACCCGGCTCCACTGACCGCGGAGTGAGCGCTCCGGCCTTTCTGGCCCCAGTTGCCCTCCTACAGGGAGGGGCCAATGATCAAGGCTCCGCCCTCCAAACGCGGGCCCCACGTTGTCGGGGGAGGGAGCCCTTTAAGAAGACCTGAGTGACTCACGTAGGAAAGGAGAGGGGGCTCTAAGATCTCCTTGAGATAGCGGTCCCAAGAGTCTCTGAGGATCTTCCTTGCACCCACTCCACACTCCTCCAACAGTACAGCCAGGTTAGAGGCCCTTCTCAGGTGAGTTCCTGTCCCTCAAATGGGATCCTCTCCCCAGGTCAGGGCTTTTCCTAGATCAGAACTTTCCTAACTGGTGAAAGCTTCCCCAACAGGCTAGAGTTTTCCCCCGGGTAAGATCCCTCTGTGAGTTCTATTCCCAGGTGacagcttttccccattccacGTGGGAGCCTCCCCCGAGGTCAGAGCTTCCCCTATGGGAGAGTACCCCCCAGGTGAGAACCCTCTCCCTCTAGGTCTTCTCTTCCCATGTAAGATCTTTCTCTGACTTCAAGTAGGTACCTCTGGGCAGAGGGAAGATTCCCCCTATGTCAGAACTTGCCTGGCTGGTAAAGATTCCCTGGTAGGTCAGAGATTCCTCTAGGTGAGATTCCCCTTGAAAGCTTCTATTCCCAGGTGAGCTCTTTCCCCCACTTCAAGTGGGTACTTCCCTTTCCAGGCGGGAGCCTCTCCCTCTAGGTGAGAGATTGCCACTCCAAGAGCAAGCTCCTTCTCAGGTGAGAGCCAATCCTTGGCTTCCCCATACCAGGCCTGAGCCATCTACAACCTGAACCCTGGGGCTGGAGGCCCAGGGGCAAGCTTGGCCCCAACACTTTCCTTCCCTTAGAGGGGAGGGTCTCATCTGAGGCCTGAGGCTTGGGAAAGGAGTTGCTTGAGGACCTGGACCGCTGGTTTGCTGGACCCCTTCCCTGAGTGTGCTCTCAGCCAGCAGTGGGCTCCCGGGGCAGCTGGAGGAGGACCTGGGGACTGGACAGGGATTGGCTAGGGGAGAGGGATTGGGTGGGGGAGGGAGCAGCCTGGGACCTGGACTGGTAGAACACTCAGCACGGGCAGCCACATCTTGGCTGGAGGTATAGATAGTGCTCATCCTGCGGTCCCTACTTGGGGGACTTTGTCCTAGAAAGAGGCTTTCTCACCAGCCAAAGTTCAGGTACTGCCCCTGTCTGAGTTTGGGCATGTGGCCCACAGATGCCAGCTGGGGGCTGGAATACTGTACCTTGATCTTAGGGCCCAGAAAAATCAGGTAGGTAACTCTCTGGTCCTAGGTGGAGGTGTAGGGGAGGTTGGGCCAGGGATGCCCTCACTGTATCTCTTTGGTCTTGCCACCCCAGACCGAGGGACACGCAGGCACTGCTGTCTGCAACACAAGCAATGGAGCTGCGGAGGCGAGACTACCACATGGAACGGCCGCTGCTGAACCAGGAGCATTTGGAGGAGCTGGGGCGCTGGGGCTCAGCACCTAGGACCCGCCAGTGGCAGACCTGGTTGCAGTAAGGCCAAGATTGGGGCCTGGGGGCGCTGGCAGGGCCCAGGTAGCCCCTGTTCCTGACACCTACCCCTCATATCATGTCCCCAGGTGCTCCCGTGCTCGGGCCCGTGCCCTTCTACTCCAACACCTCCCGGTTTTGGTCTGGTTACCCCGGTATCCTGTGCGTGACTGGCTCGTGGGTGACCTGTTATCCGGCCTGAGTGTGGCCATCATGCAGCTTCCACAGGGTGAGCCACCTTCAGTGCGTCGGCCTGGAAACCCTGTGGTCTGTGATGCCCAAAACTGGGGCCATGACCTCTACCTTGGAACTATGGCACCTGACCCAGGGCTGGGATTCCCTTATCGTTTCAAGATCTGCTCTCCAGGCCCGCACTGCTACCATTCTACCCCTAGGCTTGGCCTACGCCCTCCTGGCTGGATTGCCCCCTGTGTTTGGCCTCTATAGCTCCTTCTACCCCGTCTTCATCTACTTCCTGTTTGGCACTTCCCGGCACATCTCTGTGGGTAAGTGGAGGCAGGCCTAGCCTTCCAGGAGGATGCCCACATCCATCATGGAGGGCAGGGTGAGGCGGCACTGAGCAGGGCAGGAGCGGCTGGGGAAGAGGGCAGCATTGGTGCTGCATCCCTGAGCTAGCCCACGCGTCATCCCCAGGCAGGACTAGACCCCTGACTGTAGGACCACAGAGGCAGGGGACCTCAAAGCCCTGGCTCCAGGAAGATGTGAGTAGGTGAGGCAGCCCAAGGGGCCTGGAACTTGGCAGAGGCCTGAGCAGCCTGAGGCAAGCCCTGACCCCTTCCCTACTCCACAGAGAGCCTCTGTGTCCCTGGACCAGTAGACACAGGTGGGACAGGGTAGATGAGGCAGGGCCAGCATTTCTAGCCACGCTTAAGGGCCCGTGAGCTCAGGGTTCACTCCTGGCCTGGCCAAACCGGAACCGCCAGCACTGTCCCTGTTCATGCAGCCATAATCTGAGTACATTTGTCCAGAACTGGAAATCTCCTGGCCTCTCTCTTAAGACCAGGGCTCCAGGGCAAGGCAGTGTCCTCTCCCCTTCAGACCTGCCCCGTGCCGTCCTTACAGGGACCTTTGCTGTCATGTCTGTGATGGTGGGCAGTGTGACAGAATCCCTGGCCCCGCAGGCCTTGAACGACTCCATGATCAATGAGACAGCCAGAGACGCTGCCCGGGTACAGGTGGCCTCCACGCTCAGTGTCCTGGTTGGCCTCTTCCAGGTGTGGAACAGTCAGGAATATGTGCCCCCCACCACTTCTGCTCCCGCCACTGCCCCGTCTGTACTCCCCTGAGTGTCTGACCATCGTCGTCCTCCTCTCGCCATCCACTCATCCCCCTCCCATCCCACTTGCCCTGCGCTCCTCATCAGCAACCCCAGGACCCCTGCCTCTCCTGACTGCCCCTGGCCGCCCCACAGGTGGGGCTGGGCCTGATCCACTTCGGCTTCGTGGTCACCTACCTGTCAGAGCCTCTTGTCCGAGGCTATACCACAGCTGCAGCTGTGCAGGTCTTCGTCTCACAGCTCAAGTATGTGTTTGGCCTCCATCTGAGCAGCCACTCTGGGCCACTGTCCCTCATCTATGTgagtgagggtgggaggagggaggggtagGTGTGCCCCATGGCCTTGAGTGCTGGCTGTGACCCGGCCTCTCCTCAGACAGTGCTGGAGGTCTGCCGGAAGCTGCCCCAGAGCAAGGTTGGCACCGTGGTCACTGCAGCTGTGGCTGGGGTGGTGCTCGTGGTGGTGAAGCTGTTGAATGACAAGCTGCAGCAGCAGCTGCCCATACCGATACCCGGGGAGCTGCTCACGGTTCGAGGGCCAGGGAGTGGCGGGCAGGGGAGAAGGGCAGGTCAGGCTGGGTCCCTGCCACGTGGGCAGCCTTCTGTATTTGAGGGCCAGCTGGAGGGGGGCTGGGAGGGTTCTTGGGTATTGTGGGGGGCACAGCAGAAAGCCCCTATGTTGGTTTCTTCCTGCCCCTGACAGCATCTCCCCATAGCCGAAATGGTGTTGCCTGCCTCTCACCCTACGTGACTTTTTCCCACCCCTGAAGAAGGTTTTGCCCAGTGTCTCCCTCCTCACCCCACAGTGGTTTATGTGTCCCCCTGACCAGGATGCCAGCATCTGCCTCCCTGACTCTGTCCTCTCCCACAGCTCATCGGGGCCACAGGCATCTCCTATGGCATGGGTCTGAAGCACAGATTTGAGGTAGATGTCGTGGGCAACATCCCTGCAGGGTGAGCTCTGGCCTCCATCAGGTCAGGGAGGGTTGGGCAGCCAGGCCAGGACCTTGCTTTGGCCTCACGGATACCTCTCACAGGCTGGTGCCCCCAGTGGCCCCCAACACTCAGCTGTTCTCAAAGCTCGTGGGCAGCGCCTTCACCATCGCTGTGGTTGGGTTCGCCATTGCCATCTCGCTGGGGAAGATCTTCGCCCTGAGGCACGGCTACCGGGTGGACAGCAACCAGGTCTGGGTGATGCGGGATGTGTAGGAGGCATCCAAGTGTATGGAGGCGCCAGCAACGGGTGGGGGAGGAACAGGTGGGACACGGGGAGATAGCAGATGTGCTGAGGCCACGTGGGGGACTGAGGGTAGGAGAGCAGGACGTGTGGGACAGCATCCAGTCTCTGGGGGCCACTTGGTGGGGATGGAGATTGGAGATGCACAGGTCTAGATACAGTGGAACAGTGACCAGCCACTTCTAGGAAGTCTCCTTACACCCACACTGTCCCCCGTCAGGAGCTGGTGGCCCTGGGCCTCAGTAACCTCATCGGAGGCATCTTCCAGTGCTTCCCCGTGAGTTGCTCTATGTCTCGGAGCCTGGTACAGGAGAGCACCGGGGGCAACTCGCAGGTGGGCTTTGGGTGTGGGCATGGGTGTGGGCATGCACACTGCTTTGCCTGGGGAAGGGGGTCTCGCCCCTGCTCACCCCCTCCCCGAACAGGTTGCTGGAGCCATCTCTTCCCTTTTCATCCTCCTCATCATTGTCAAACTTGGGGAACTCTTCCATGACCTGCCCAAGGTGAGCCCCCACCCAGCCAGGCTTCAGGTCTTGGCCAGGCCAGGGCTCAAATCAGCCAGTCTAGGTTCAGGCGAGGGGTAGGGACACAAGGTTAGGTTCTTTTTTTCAAGGCTGAGAtcttcaaggtgagatttggagaCAAGGGTCAGGGGCTGGGTGGGGGTTTGTGTCTGGGGCTCTGCCTGAGTGCTTGGGCTTAGTCTGGCCTTGCCTTAATGGGGAGGGTTGTCAGCATCGGGTGCCGTCAACGGCCCCTGGTGGCACTGTCCCCACCTCAGGCGGTCCTGGCAGCCATCATCATTGTGAACCTGAAGGGCATGCTGCGGCAGCTCAGCGACGTGCGTTCCCTCTGGAAGGCCAATCGGGCGGATCTGGTGAGTGCCCTGGGAGACCGGGGCAGGGACTGGGCAGCCCCATGGCTCCTCGCCACCCTCCAACCGCTGCCCTCTGTTTTCAGCTTATCTGGCTGGTGACCTTCACGGCCACCATCCTGCTGAACCTGGACCTTGGCTTGGTGGTTGCGGTCATCTTCTCCCTGCTGCTCGTGGTGGTCCGGACACAGATGTGAGTCCACCATGTTGGTCCCCTCATTCCAGCTAGTGAGGGAGTGCCACAGGGCTCCCTGCAGCTTTCCCCACATCTCTGGGGACTTCAGGCTCCTTCGGACCCCTCTGTTATCCCCTTTTGCTGCCCCCTCTTcatgcattctctctctcctccacagGCCCCACTACTCTGTCCTGGGGCAGGTCCCAGACACGGATATTTACAGAGATGTGGCAGAGTACTCAGAGGTGAGTGTCGGGCTGAGCGAGATGGCGTGGATGGGGAGACGGAGGAAGAATGAGCCTTTGTGGATTCGTTCCACACTTGGCCAGGGCACTGGGGGCTGAGGATACTTTGGCTTTGGTCTTTGGGATTTCAAGGGAGGAGTTTAGGTCTACGACCCCCTCTAGAGGTAtgaagggacagagggagagtGGACAGAgatgggtctggggctggggaggcGTCTGTCGTGGAGTCAACAGCATAAGCTCCACCTGCAGAGCAGCCGTGGGTCAGAGAGCCGGAGTGGCAGCTCCCTGGGGCACCAGGATGGAAGGGAGGCATTTCCTGATCTGATCAGTGGGGTTACTAAGTCCTCAGTCATCCATTTATCTCCTGAGAGGTCTTGGGCCAAGTGCTAGGAACATAGGTGGGGGGCTCTGGAATAAAACAAGGCTGTTCCCTGCAGCATGGGCGCAGTGCAATTAGGCAGTGCGGGGAGGAACTAAGGGGTCTGAGACATGGGAGAGGATGAGGGAGCAGCCCAGCCCTTACCATGCATGCCTGGAGCCCAGCAAAGACCCGGGCTGTCACCTGAATGGGGTGGGAGCGGGGAAGGTCTGATTGGTATGACAGCCTAGGAGGACCTCTGTCTGGGTGCAGAAAACAGATCACAAGGCAGGGATTGGAAACCCAAGAGAAAGGTTAAGAGCCTGTGAAGCCTGCCTGGGTGGTGGcaggagaggtggggagggagaggcacTGTTGGGGGATGCAGATGACACCGCCAGGCTTGTGGCCTAAGCCCCTGGGAGGGCCTGGACTGCAGCCTGGGGAGCAGAGGgctgggtggtggcaggcactgggCACACTAGGGAAGGAAAGGCAGGAGAACAGGATGCAGCCAGGAGAGAGGAGATTCATCCACCACCAGTTCTGCCTCATCCGCAGGCCAAGGAAGTCCCAGGGGTGAAGGTCTTCCGCTCCTCGGCCACCGTGTACTTTGCCAACGCTGAGTTCTACAGTGATGCGCTGAAGCAGAGGGTGAGACAGAGTCCCCAGGATGGGTGTCAGGCCCCAGCTCCCAGAGAGCTCACCAACCCTTCTCTGATGTTTGCCTCCAGTGCGGGGTAGATGTCGACTTCCTTATCTCCCAGAAGAAGAAACTGCTCAAGAAGCGGGAGCAGCTGAAGCTGAAGCAACTGCAGAAAGAGGAGAAGCTTCAGAAACAGGCAGGGCCCCTTTTGTCTGGTGACCCCTGTCTCCTGCCCCCTTCTCCCTGCCCCAGCCTTTCTCCTGGCCCCCGACTCCTCCCTCGTCCTCACTCCTCAtcccttcccctttctccctcATGCTCCCAGGGACCCTGCCTCACTCCCCTAGCAGGTCTGGGCTCTAGGCAGCATTTTCTCTCCCATCATCTGAACCAGTGACAGTGAGAACCGTCACAGTCCTCTTCCCTTTCACGGCTGTTCCAGGAGCTTCAGCCTGGCTGCTGCAGGTCCCATAGCTTCTGGTTCTGGCCCACCTACCTGCCCAGCACCAGGGGGCATCACCAGGCCTATGTGACATGGCTGTCATGGCAGCCGGGATAGCTGTTTCCCATTCCCTGTCTTCCCTGGTGTAGGCTGCCTCCTCCAAGGGCGCCTCAGTTTCCATTAATGTCAACACCAGCCTTGAAGACATGAGGAGCAACAACGTTGAGGACTGCAAGACGATGGTGAGACTGGAGGTGGGAAAGGAGGTGACAGCTGTGAGCTGCAGAGATGCAGGATCCACACGTCTCATGAGGAATGCCATGGACCCAGCAGCTGTGGGCTCGAGGGTGTTGCGCTGATGGCAGGAGGAGTGGAGGCTGGATCAGATATTCTTCAGAGAGAGTCGTGATATGCCACAGAATCTAGGCTTAGATTCTCAGGCCTAGATGAAGACCTTGAATTTGTAGATGCCACAAGACTCCCCCCAGAGTCTGCTCATGGATAGAGGAAAGGGATTGGGTATATGAGAGAAAATCAAGGGGTCAaaggcaggcgtggtggtatgcgcctgtagtcccagctcttcgggaggctaaggcgggaaaatcatttgagcccaggagctcgggGCTGCAGTGCGCTCTAATGGTGCCTGTGAATaaccactgcattcagcctgggcaatgaagtgagaccctgtctctaaaaaaaaaaatttagggatCAAAGAGGATGCCAAACTTAATTAGAGACTCAGACAGGGCAGGGTGCCGAGGTGTCTGCGTGTGTTTCATGTGGATGCCTGTGTCTATTCTGGCCTGCTCCTGGGCCCCCTCCCCACTCAGCCCTGGCTGATGAGAATGGGACAGGGTCTCCCAGCACCGTCCCTTCTCGTGTCCCTGTGCAGCCTCGGCCCAGGAGGTAGCAGAGCAGTAGGTGTGCCCTCCTGCGTGTCCCCACACATCTGTCATTCCTGTCTTTGCACACCTATGTGACTCCCCCATGTTTGTGTCCTTAAGTGTCCCGTGCATGCTCCGCATCTGACCTTGCGTGTTCCCGCACGTCTGTGTGTGGCCAGTCCTGCCTTCACCCTCTCATGGGTGGCCCTGGCAGCATGTCTGGCTCCCCAGCAGGTGAGCCCAGGAGATAAGATGGAAGATGCAACAGCCAATGGTCAAGAAGACTCCAAGGCCCCAGATGGGTCCACACTGAAGGCCCTGGGCCTGCCTCAGCCAGACTTCCACAGCCTCATCCTGGACCTGGGTGCCCTCTCCTTTGTGGACACTGTGTGCCTCAAGAGCCTGAAGAATGTAAGGACGGGGGCAGGCCAAGGCCCCTCGAGCTTCCACACCGACCTTGTAATTTGCCCTGAGAGCACTCCCAGCCTCTGACTCCCCAAACCCTCAAAGTTCCCCTTCTAAACTCCCTCCCCAAGCCTGCCGGAGCCCCGCTCTAAGTCCCTGAGCCTCCCTCTGAGGCTGGCCCCCTTTTCCGCTACAGATTTTCCATGACTTCCGGGAGATCGAGGTGGAGGTGTACATGGCGGCCTGCCAAAGTGAGTAGGGTGGGAACAGCAGGAGGGACCTGGGAAGAGGGTAGGATACTTTTGGCCAAGGGATTTTCCAAGTAGCACAAGGAAAGAGTCTTTCTCTGGAACTGGAGGTCAGAGGTGTCCTGGGAGACAGGAGTCCAGGGTTATAAGTGATGTGGATTCAGCTGTAGCCTCAGGGGTGGAGGTCAGGGGTAATGAGTTCAGGGCATTCTGTTGGCTCCCAGGAGTTGAGTTCCTGGAGGTTCTGAGAGTCAGGGGAGGCCTACTTCTTGCCCACAGGCCCTGTGGTCAGCCAGCTTGAGGCTGGGCACTTCTTCGATGCATCCATCACCAAGAAGCATCTCTTTGCCTCTGTCCATGATGCTGTCACCTTTGCCCTCCAACACCCGAGGCCTGTCCCCGACAGCCCTGTTTCGGTGAGCTGACCTCTGACCTGCCGAGCTCTTTTTTGTTAATCTATTGCTTGTCCCCACCCTGGCCCCAGCTCCAGGGAGTCTTTCCTGGTGGCCATGGCTCTGTCCCCAGTGGGCCCAGTGCTTTCTCCGCTGTCTTTGGATAAAGCTGTTCCTAGGGGCGGGGGTTGGTCTGTGTCCTTTGGAAACTGACTGGAGCCTCCCCTCCTCTGCCCGCTCAGGTCACCAGACTCTGAACATGCTGCATCCTGCCCAAGACTGCACCTCTGGAGGTGCAGGGCACCCTTGAGAAGCCCCTCACCCCTAGGCCGCCTCCAGGTGCTACCCAGGAGTCCCCTCCATGTACACACACGCAACTCAGGGAAGGAGGTCCTGGGACTCCAAGTTCAGCACTCCAGGTCTGGGACAGGGCCTGCATGCAGTCAGGCTGGCAGTGGCGGGGTACAGGGAGGGAACTGGTGCATATTTTAGCCTCAGGAATAAAGATTTGTCTGCTCAACTCCAGGCTCTGCTGTGGCTTGGTGGGGCCCTGGTGGTGGGTGGTCCACAGCTGTGGCTGCTGACCCTTCCTGTGCCCTGAAGGTGAGACAGGGCAGAAGGTGTAGGAAAGACTTGGGAGGTCAGGGTAGAGAGCAGGGGAGCTGTGGAGGCATCCCCTGTTAAGgtctctccccagccatgcataGCCCTCACTCCCTGTCTCCTCAGCTGTGAAACAGTTGGAACCAGAGCTGCTTCTCAGGAATAATTTGCTCTCAGGAATACCTGAGAAGGTACAGGGCAGCATGGGTGCCAATGGGCAGTCCCTGGAGGATATAGAGTGAACACCTAGGAGCAGCTGTTCCCCCACACTGCTGCTCTATGCTTAAGAATCAGCATGaccgggccgggcacggtggttcacacctgtaatcccagcactttgggaagcagaggcaggtggatcacttgacatcaggagttcgagaacatcctggccaacatggtgaaatcccgcctctactaaaaatacaaaagttagtcgggCGTGgggatgcatgcctgtaatcccagctactcgggaagctgaggcatgagaattgcttgaacttgggaggcagaggttgcagtgagcccagatcatgccactgcatgggCGACAGATCACCTGGGCATGGTAGAACACTGTCAGCCAAGGAGTGTGTGTTGATTTCTGCCATTAAATGCTGACATCTGGGCATGTGACCCAGCAGGCAGTGGGGCGTTGGGCCAGCTGACAGTGATGGCAGGGGAGGGGCCGGGTCTTAGGATCTGTCTGGGCCTCAGTGTGCTGTTCATCGGTA is a window encoding:
- the SLC26A6 gene encoding solute carrier family 26 member 6 isoform X4, coding for MELRRRDYHMERPLLNQEHLEELGRWGSAPRTRQWQTWLQCSRARARALLLQHLPVLVWLPRYPVRDWLVGDLLSGLSVAIMQLPQGLAYALLAGLPPVFGLYSSFYPVFIYFLFGTSRHISVGTFAVMSVMVGSVTESLAPQALNDSMINETARDAARVQVASTLSVLVGLFQVGLGLIHFGFVVTYLSEPLVRGYTTAAAVQVFVSQLKYVFGLHLSSHSGPLSLIYTVLEVCRKLPQSKVGTVVTAAVAGVVLVVVKLLNDKLQQQLPIPIPGELLTLIGATGISYGMGLKHRFEVDVVGNIPAGLVPPVAPNTQLFSKLVGSAFTIAVVGFAIAISLGKIFALRHGYRVDSNQELVALGLSNLIGGIFQCFPVSCSMSRSLVQESTGGNSQVAGAISSLFILLIIVKLGELFHDLPKAVLAAIIIVNLKGMLRQLSDVRSLWKANRADLLIWLVTFTATILLNLDLGLVVAVIFSLLLVVVRTQMPHYSVLGQVPDTDIYRDVAEYSEAKEVPGVKVFRSSATVYFANAEFYSDALKQRCGVDVDFLISQKKKLLKKREQLKLKQLQKEEKLQKQAASSKGASVSINVNTSLEDMRSNNVEDCKTMVSPGDKMEDATANGQEDSKAPDGSTLKALGLPQPDFHSLILDLGALSFVDTVCLKSLKNIFHDFREIEVEVYMAACQSPVVSQLEAGHFFDASITKKHLFASVHDAVTFALQHPRPVPDSPVSVTRL